A genomic region of Natronosalvus amylolyticus contains the following coding sequences:
- a CDS encoding RipA family octameric membrane protein: MAEEGSTELEPSSDSDTTSNDFPNPTRDETLIDQYTHYAGSAMGVSDRRLRTNRFYVSLLSGILVVITFIAREPLSLAQQIGFVAVGLLGVCLCGLWYQTVDSHRRLNQAKYEILHEMESNLAYPVYQQEWERLGPTGATESHDTRFPRITMLGEVLWDIARNTDDVQYYEQTTVEKTIAALLALLYVLLTLYASGLLVYSIVW, from the coding sequence ATGGCTGAGGAGGGCTCAACGGAGCTAGAGCCGTCGTCAGATTCAGATACGACCTCTAACGACTTCCCCAACCCCACGCGCGATGAGACGCTCATCGACCAGTACACACACTACGCCGGGAGTGCGATGGGCGTTTCTGACCGGAGACTTCGGACAAATCGGTTTTACGTCTCACTCCTCTCCGGAATTCTGGTCGTAATCACGTTTATCGCCCGGGAGCCTCTTTCGCTCGCTCAACAGATCGGGTTCGTGGCAGTGGGTCTGCTTGGCGTTTGTCTCTGCGGACTCTGGTATCAAACAGTGGACTCCCACCGTCGACTAAACCAGGCCAAATATGAGATACTCCATGAGATGGAATCCAACCTCGCGTATCCAGTGTATCAACAGGAGTGGGAGCGTTTAGGCCCAACTGGAGCCACCGAGTCACATGATACCCGGTTTCCTCGAATCACGATGCTTGGCGAGGTTCTTTGGGATATCGCTCGAAACACCGACGACGTCCAATATTACGAGCAAACGACAGTAGAGAAGACGATTGCCGCACTATTGGCACTCCTGTACGTTCTTCTCACATTGTACGCTAGCGGTTTGCTGGTGTATTCCATTGTCTGGTAG
- a CDS encoding TIR domain-containing protein, translating to MNGRDDTDPFSALFSDGNSDSVLDATEPTSVPTGSDQPPNLVDLGKDLLVGYADWKGGQVEHDPHDDPLRYLWNDAPELIIAAAAAGYLSYKGAQGLGGLVSAGSTTEDTDSPARPRLPLDDRPYRVFVSHSWKYSDQRERIEKFLDDEERLDWQNFSVPEDDPLEFEDTNDLRQQLYQQVRQANVVVVVAGMYVSHSEWIEEEIEMAKHFEKPIIGVQPNGNERLPVSVRDAADEIVGWRQRSIVNAIAKHG from the coding sequence GTGAATGGACGAGATGACACCGACCCGTTCTCTGCCCTGTTCAGCGATGGTAATAGCGACAGTGTCTTAGACGCCACTGAACCAACATCTGTCCCGACCGGCAGCGACCAACCACCGAACCTTGTCGACCTCGGAAAGGACCTCCTTGTCGGGTATGCTGACTGGAAGGGCGGGCAAGTCGAACACGACCCGCACGACGACCCACTTCGATACCTCTGGAACGATGCACCAGAATTGATCATTGCTGCCGCCGCCGCGGGCTATCTCTCATATAAGGGAGCGCAGGGACTCGGTGGTCTGGTTTCAGCCGGCTCTACAACTGAAGACACCGATTCACCGGCCCGACCTCGGCTTCCCCTTGATGATCGACCATATCGGGTGTTCGTGAGTCATTCGTGGAAGTACTCTGATCAGCGCGAACGTATCGAGAAGTTCCTCGATGACGAAGAGCGACTCGACTGGCAGAATTTCAGCGTCCCAGAGGACGACCCGCTGGAGTTCGAGGACACGAACGATCTTCGACAGCAGCTCTATCAGCAGGTTCGACAAGCGAACGTTGTCGTCGTTGTTGCTGGAATGTATGTCTCGCACAGTGAATGGATCGAGGAGGAAATTGAGATGGCGAAACACTTCGAGAAACCCATTATCGGAGTGCAGCCGAACGGGAACGAGCGACTACCCGTCTCGGTGAGGGACGCTGCGGACGAGATCGTTGGTTGGCGACAGCGGTCGATTGTGAACGCGATTGCGAAACATGGCTGA
- a CDS encoding zinc ribbon domain-containing protein, whose protein sequence is MPYCSNCGSRVKDIHHYCGSCGQALSKVAESETDPPMAVSRDGFLSLRSLSYINGLLSGERELDRDSVSYTQLSREVNAALEDFARLAMVEELDLLQLWAAGLSSEALSTPVEDMNSNQVRDWLAAIGLGRTLRMYDESLHTEFEDEFNERLQKLVEIAGEELDDIGDE, encoded by the coding sequence ATGCCCTATTGCTCAAATTGCGGAAGTCGAGTCAAAGATATTCACCACTACTGTGGTTCATGCGGGCAGGCACTTTCTAAGGTCGCAGAGTCAGAAACAGATCCGCCGATGGCAGTAAGTCGAGATGGATTTCTCTCGCTACGTTCGCTCTCCTACATCAATGGTCTACTCAGTGGCGAACGTGAACTCGATCGGGACTCGGTTTCGTATACGCAATTATCCCGAGAAGTGAACGCCGCCCTGGAAGATTTCGCCCGTCTCGCGATGGTCGAAGAATTGGACCTACTCCAACTGTGGGCAGCTGGTTTAAGCTCTGAAGCGCTATCCACGCCCGTTGAGGATATGAATAGCAATCAGGTCCGTGACTGGCTGGCCGCGATAGGGCTTGGTCGTACTCTACGAATGTACGATGAATCTCTCCACACAGAGTTTGAAGACGAATTCAACGAGCGACTACAGAAATTGGTCGAAATAGCAGGCGAAGAACTCGACGATATTGGCGATGAATAA
- a CDS encoding orc1/cdc6 family replication initiation protein, which produces MTPRFQPDDTLYKRRNTLKVEYVPDDIVGRDNEIEEYEAALQPIINGEYPDNIFIYGKTGVGKTAVTNFLLNELQESAKHFEVDLSVITLNCDGLSTSYQAAISLVNNLREPEHHIAETGHPQSKVYRLLWDELNNLSGTVIIVLDEIDHITDDTFLYQITRADNNGYIDNIQLGLIGISNDSTFREQLDAKVQSSLCETEISFPPYGTKELQKVLEQRADIAFHQSALEDGVIPLCAALGRQDGGDARRAITLLRKAGDLARTENADSVTTDHVERAQEKLEAQQSMDIMRDLTEHEQLTLYALTTLAAEDATPARSRIVYQRYKELCEFQGRDPRTARRMRSFLSDFEILNLTLSHMEHRGQDGGTYREHEINRDIATVVDALQTIISEIGAHRSIIEYLPDSGEEFAAM; this is translated from the coding sequence ATGACTCCACGATTCCAGCCGGACGACACACTGTACAAACGACGGAATACACTCAAAGTCGAGTATGTTCCAGACGACATCGTCGGACGGGATAACGAGATTGAGGAGTACGAAGCAGCCCTACAGCCGATCATCAACGGCGAGTACCCCGATAACATCTTCATTTACGGCAAGACCGGTGTCGGGAAGACTGCTGTGACGAATTTCTTGCTAAACGAACTCCAGGAATCTGCAAAACATTTTGAAGTCGATCTCTCTGTCATCACGCTCAACTGCGATGGCCTCAGCACGAGCTATCAGGCCGCGATCAGTCTGGTGAACAATCTCCGAGAACCCGAACACCACATCGCCGAAACCGGTCATCCGCAATCCAAAGTCTACCGCCTTCTCTGGGATGAACTCAATAATCTCTCTGGGACTGTCATCATCGTTCTCGACGAGATCGACCACATCACGGATGATACGTTCCTCTACCAGATTACTCGCGCAGACAACAACGGATACATCGACAACATTCAGCTTGGCCTCATCGGGATTAGCAACGACTCGACGTTCCGAGAGCAGCTTGACGCGAAGGTTCAATCGTCTCTGTGTGAAACCGAGATCTCGTTTCCGCCGTATGGAACTAAAGAGCTCCAGAAAGTTCTCGAACAGCGAGCAGATATCGCGTTCCACCAAAGCGCACTCGAGGACGGAGTGATTCCGTTGTGTGCTGCCCTTGGTCGCCAGGATGGTGGAGACGCCCGACGAGCGATTACGCTCCTTCGGAAGGCTGGCGATCTTGCACGCACCGAGAACGCGGATTCGGTTACGACTGATCATGTTGAACGCGCCCAGGAGAAACTTGAAGCACAACAGAGCATGGACATCATGCGCGACCTCACCGAACACGAGCAACTCACGCTCTACGCGCTGACTACGCTCGCTGCCGAGGACGCTACCCCTGCCCGATCGCGGATCGTCTACCAGCGCTACAAAGAACTCTGTGAGTTCCAGGGTCGAGACCCACGTACGGCCCGCCGGATGCGCAGCTTCCTGTCCGACTTCGAGATTCTCAATCTAACGCTCTCGCACATGGAACACCGTGGTCAGGACGGCGGAACGTACCGCGAACATGAAATCAACCGGGACATCGCGACTGTCGTCGACGCGCTACAGACGATCATCAGCGAGATCGGTGCCCACCGGAGTATCATCGAGTACCTTCCCGACTCCGGTGAAGAATTCGCGGCGATGTAG
- a CDS encoding ArsR family transcriptional regulator has protein sequence MLRRIELEILATVERGDTISELAMKLDHSESYLSRAVGDLVEKRLVYTERDGRRKCVTPSDSRAVEIFQDLVRQYSHIDFPELLTGKALEVLYYLDQPRTVADVAERSGNYRNTVNRILKRLRDRGLVGTDDSRYQFNGDFDRLHKFARELVHHLHRQRLESVAPNGTILWRDYDEFLSQTETEIEAEKFHETGLARFAAFDLQFLLTRHRYYLYSEDLEEVSPVELCCHSLLIDDGSRHHSYCLLLLSHVDIDESDLREQAAKYGLEDEIDTLLRYLETQGAVDSDRLPEWDEFQKLAADYGVDPLQ, from the coding sequence GTGCTGCGACGAATCGAACTCGAGATCCTCGCTACTGTCGAACGCGGCGATACGATCTCGGAGCTCGCGATGAAGCTCGACCACAGCGAGAGTTACCTCTCCCGTGCTGTCGGAGATCTCGTCGAAAAAAGGCTGGTCTACACGGAACGTGACGGCCGCCGTAAATGCGTCACACCCTCGGATTCCCGGGCTGTTGAAATATTCCAGGATCTCGTCCGCCAGTACTCTCACATCGACTTTCCCGAGTTACTGACGGGCAAAGCCCTCGAGGTACTGTATTACCTCGACCAGCCACGGACCGTTGCTGACGTCGCCGAACGGAGCGGCAACTATCGCAACACCGTTAACCGGATTCTCAAACGGCTGCGAGACCGTGGCCTCGTCGGCACTGATGACAGCCGCTACCAGTTCAACGGTGATTTCGACCGGCTGCACAAGTTTGCCCGCGAACTTGTGCACCATCTCCATCGACAGCGTCTCGAATCGGTTGCGCCGAACGGGACGATTCTCTGGAGGGACTACGACGAATTTCTTTCCCAGACCGAGACAGAGATCGAGGCAGAGAAATTCCACGAGACTGGGCTTGCGCGGTTCGCGGCCTTCGATCTCCAGTTTCTGCTGACCCGCCATCGATACTACCTCTACTCAGAGGACCTAGAGGAAGTCTCGCCGGTGGAGCTCTGCTGTCACTCATTGCTGATTGACGATGGGTCCCGTCACCACTCGTACTGTCTCCTGTTGCTCAGCCACGTCGACATCGACGAGAGCGACCTCCGAGAGCAAGCCGCGAAATATGGCCTCGAAGACGAAATCGACACCCTGCTCCGATATCTCGAAACGCAGGGAGCAGTCGACAGTGACCGCCTCCCCGAGTGGGACGAGTTCCAGAAGCTAGCTGCTGACTACGGGGTGGACCCACTCCAATGA
- a CDS encoding DUF6036 family nucleotidyltransferase — MRPTFGREYIENEFQRIADGISDPLTVYLIGGGAMSLRDLKGATKDIDLVVADSDVYGLLWAVLMDLGYTEVQSLDADYRALGATSCVENADRCRLDIFNQQVANKLVLTEGMRERSESFLATDQLTVRLVSNEDIFLFKSVAGRDDDIEDMNMLVQTGLDYDVVRGELEAQIDRLGDDQFATFVNEALVDLEEQYGVTTPIEDRVQELTTRYYRGLEVLQALDVPMTVDELAADLDLDVAEVQDRVAYLAEFDRIVHDDETVRPTE, encoded by the coding sequence ATGAGACCAACGTTCGGACGTGAGTACATCGAGAACGAGTTCCAACGAATCGCAGATGGAATATCTGACCCGCTCACGGTCTATCTGATTGGTGGTGGCGCGATGTCGCTGCGCGATCTCAAGGGCGCGACAAAGGATATCGATCTGGTCGTCGCTGACAGTGACGTGTACGGCCTGCTGTGGGCTGTCCTGATGGACCTCGGGTATACGGAGGTACAATCGCTGGACGCCGATTACCGGGCGCTGGGGGCGACCAGCTGCGTCGAGAACGCTGACAGGTGTCGGCTTGACATCTTCAACCAGCAAGTCGCGAACAAACTCGTACTGACTGAGGGGATGCGGGAACGCAGCGAATCGTTCCTCGCGACGGATCAACTAACCGTCCGTCTGGTCAGCAACGAGGATATCTTTCTGTTCAAGTCAGTCGCAGGGCGAGATGACGACATCGAAGACATGAATATGCTCGTACAGACTGGTCTCGACTACGACGTCGTCCGAGGGGAACTCGAGGCACAGATCGACCGGCTCGGCGACGACCAGTTTGCCACCTTCGTGAACGAGGCCTTGGTTGACCTCGAGGAGCAGTACGGAGTGACCACGCCAATCGAGGACCGCGTCCAGGAGCTGACGACGCGGTACTACCGTGGGCTCGAAGTGCTCCAGGCGCTTGACGTTCCAATGACCGTCGACGAACTAGCTGCCGATCTGGACCTAGACGTCGCTGAGGTCCAAGACCGGGTTGCATATCTTGCGGAGTTCGATCGGATCGTACATGATGACGAAACGGTCCGTCCGACGGAATAG
- a CDS encoding DUF4260 family protein, whose protein sequence is MKKTGSSGQRSPAGTYTLLLALGSLSFWADIRRALFIALIWAGHIGADRHMGYGLKSEPGFKNTHFSTQPAPVEAFTKSDNDRSALLTRWKF, encoded by the coding sequence TTGAAAAAGACCGGATCAAGCGGACAACGGTCTCCGGCTGGCACTTACACACTGCTGCTTGCTCTCGGTAGCCTCAGCTTCTGGGCTGACATCCGAAGGGCTCTCTTTATCGCTCTGATTTGGGCTGGACATATCGGAGCTGACCGTCACATGGGGTATGGTCTAAAATCCGAACCCGGATTCAAGAACACACATTTCAGTACCCAGCCTGCTCCGGTGGAAGCCTTCACCAAATCCGATAATGATCGATCTGCTCTGCTGACTCGATGGAAATTCTAA
- a CDS encoding restriction endonuclease: MRKRLKPNKQDESLTDKKQRIIETATENPAWTYSEIADETDSSEGYVGEVHREYIEETIVPQDMDWSDVDEELYEKIVAGLEAREDVTDVEHKYDLSLSQGDSKEVDVAVWTESSRDEILTIIECKFHEDRIEQAVVSEVIRNVANSAANMAYIISRNGFQEGAISQAEDAGIALYTLKELEEDDAEGYIQRINFEVTVQPPNVVLRDMSVTPTIEEGSENRSVSVSAQEMLNKQLWDSDLNFRGQTLRDFLRKKCNCRDPGIYREHVDDIWVNIKG; the protein is encoded by the coding sequence ATGAGAAAACGTCTCAAACCTAATAAACAAGATGAAAGTCTGACTGACAAGAAACAACGAATCATTGAAACCGCGACAGAGAATCCTGCCTGGACTTACAGCGAGATCGCCGATGAAACAGACTCATCAGAAGGTTATGTTGGAGAAGTTCACAGAGAATACATTGAGGAAACTATCGTACCACAGGATATGGATTGGAGTGATGTTGATGAGGAACTATATGAGAAAATTGTTGCTGGACTTGAAGCTAGAGAAGATGTAACCGATGTCGAGCACAAGTACGACTTGTCGTTGAGTCAGGGTGACTCAAAAGAAGTCGATGTTGCTGTCTGGACAGAGTCATCAAGAGATGAAATATTGACAATCATTGAGTGCAAGTTCCACGAAGATAGAATTGAGCAGGCTGTTGTCTCCGAGGTTATCCGGAACGTAGCTAATTCGGCAGCAAATATGGCCTATATCATATCTCGGAATGGATTTCAGGAAGGAGCAATCTCACAGGCGGAGGATGCTGGTATTGCGTTATACACGTTGAAAGAGCTGGAAGAGGACGATGCAGAAGGATATATTCAGAGAATTAATTTTGAGGTGACGGTACAACCACCTAACGTCGTTCTTCGAGATATGTCTGTCACTCCAACAATCGAAGAGGGATCCGAGAATCGTAGTGTATCAGTGTCGGCACAGGAAATGTTGAATAAACAGCTTTGGGATTCCGATTTGAATTTCCGTGGCCAAACACTCCGGGATTTTCTCCGAAAGAAATGTAATTGCCGGGATCCGGGTATCTATCGAGAGCACGTAGATGACATTTGGGTAAATATTAAAGGTTAA
- a CDS encoding transcription initiation factor IIB — MATNEIFSSHFTRETEQTTRSTTACPECGGDLLPANHETHCRECGLIVDEDHLDYGPEWFNSPENSSRRRTGTPLTAGRHDRGLSTEIGWKKDGQGNALPGRKRSQLNRLRREHRRSQWRTKRERNLGYSLGEVRRIVSALELPDSLCEQACMLFRRAQGEDLCQGRSLEGVAAASVYAVCRCNGLGRALEEISQLATCSRSALECAYSAMNTELELPTPIPRPQNFLPRLAATLEVPDEIRHRALELATLAEDAGITSGRRPRSFAATCLYRASHEFGYGLSQQAVADSANTSTTTIRTHRDCLCDVLEEQK; from the coding sequence ATGGCTACAAACGAGATATTCAGCAGTCACTTCACTCGAGAGACAGAGCAAACAACGCGATCGACGACGGCGTGCCCTGAGTGCGGTGGAGACCTACTCCCAGCGAACCACGAAACACACTGTCGAGAGTGTGGCTTGATCGTCGACGAAGACCACCTCGATTACGGGCCGGAGTGGTTCAACTCACCCGAGAACTCGAGCCGGCGCCGAACAGGCACTCCGCTCACAGCAGGCCGACACGACCGTGGGCTGTCGACTGAGATCGGATGGAAGAAAGATGGGCAAGGGAACGCACTCCCTGGACGAAAACGTAGTCAACTCAACCGCCTTCGGCGGGAGCATCGCCGCAGCCAGTGGCGAACGAAGCGTGAACGAAATCTTGGATACAGTCTCGGCGAAGTCCGTCGGATCGTAAGTGCGCTCGAGTTACCGGACTCATTGTGCGAACAGGCGTGTATGCTCTTTCGGCGTGCCCAAGGAGAGGACCTCTGTCAGGGACGGTCACTCGAGGGGGTTGCAGCAGCGAGCGTCTACGCAGTGTGTCGGTGCAACGGACTCGGCCGGGCCCTTGAGGAGATCAGTCAGCTGGCGACGTGCTCGCGGTCAGCCCTCGAGTGTGCGTACTCGGCGATGAACACCGAACTCGAACTTCCTACACCGATTCCACGGCCACAGAATTTCCTCCCGCGACTCGCAGCCACACTCGAGGTTCCAGACGAGATTCGACACCGAGCACTCGAGTTAGCAACGCTCGCAGAAGATGCTGGGATCACAAGTGGACGTCGTCCTCGAAGCTTCGCTGCAACCTGTCTATACCGAGCCAGTCACGAGTTCGGCTACGGGCTCTCACAGCAAGCGGTTGCAGATAGTGCAAACACGTCGACAACGACGATTCGAACCCACCGTGACTGTTTGTGCGATGTCCTCGAGGAACAGAAGTAG
- a CDS encoding SWIM zinc finger family protein gives MSTDQPLQSEPHREYQPKQKKTSDRDRSFPGDVARLHGHQLVAIDEWLPGTEPSPYDIDLTDGYEYRTRYWRCRKCGQERNRRNEFSTPCEEPQPPTALEAGGYSIDEPRTRRALTEDMEVQFVQRGPAYDVLSESGSTYVVNVEKKTCTCPDFERRQPDGGCKHLRRVDLEIRTGLIPTPDGTFLR, from the coding sequence ATGAGTACAGATCAACCACTCCAGAGCGAGCCGCATCGAGAGTACCAACCTAAGCAGAAGAAAACCAGTGATCGAGATCGCAGCTTTCCGGGTGACGTTGCCCGCCTTCACGGACACCAACTCGTGGCCATTGACGAGTGGCTTCCCGGCACCGAACCATCACCGTACGATATCGACCTCACCGACGGCTACGAATACCGCACACGTTACTGGCGCTGCAGGAAGTGCGGACAAGAGCGTAACCGCCGCAACGAATTCTCTACCCCCTGTGAGGAACCACAACCACCGACTGCACTCGAGGCAGGCGGCTACTCGATCGACGAGCCACGGACCCGTCGTGCACTCACCGAAGATATGGAGGTTCAATTCGTCCAGAGAGGGCCCGCTTACGATGTTCTCAGCGAGAGCGGAAGCACGTACGTAGTCAACGTCGAGAAAAAGACGTGCACCTGTCCTGATTTCGAACGGCGCCAGCCAGATGGTGGGTGCAAGCATCTTCGACGTGTCGACCTCGAGATCCGCACGGGACTCATCCCGACTCCAGACGGAACCTTCCTTCGGTGA
- a CDS encoding AAA family ATPase, whose translation MATEDTSIFLRRELLRPQYVPQKDRIVGRDGEIATVETLLKPAAFGDPPESGFLFGKTGTGKSLVAKHVTGRARGIAHMHDITLVAAYVDCDQYNTETRAARRMAFEVRDAIDPDSYIPKEGVGASRYYDALWDRDGLLNDADSLVVILDEIDKLGSDAAEILSKLSRSEEAGKTGCYISVVAISNKTAYTDAPDERVASSFQNDPIVFPPYDATQLEAILERRSDAFRDGVLKEGVLPLASALAARDHGDARRALDILRTAGKLAEPMEVRLSLKITFELPTSIAISTVQSK comes from the coding sequence ATGGCGACTGAAGACACATCGATTTTCTTGCGTCGTGAACTTCTACGCCCTCAGTACGTTCCACAAAAAGACCGAATAGTTGGTCGCGACGGTGAGATCGCGACGGTAGAAACACTTCTGAAACCTGCAGCTTTCGGTGATCCTCCCGAAAGTGGGTTTCTCTTCGGTAAAACTGGAACTGGCAAATCACTCGTCGCGAAGCACGTGACCGGTCGTGCTCGAGGTATTGCTCACATGCACGATATCACTCTCGTTGCGGCGTACGTCGATTGCGATCAGTACAATACGGAGACGCGAGCTGCAAGACGGATGGCGTTCGAGGTTAGAGATGCGATCGATCCAGACTCCTATATTCCAAAAGAGGGGGTAGGTGCGAGTCGATATTACGATGCACTCTGGGATCGGGACGGCCTCCTCAACGATGCCGATTCACTCGTTGTGATTCTCGACGAGATTGATAAACTCGGTTCTGACGCTGCCGAAATCCTCTCGAAACTGTCTCGCTCTGAAGAAGCTGGCAAGACTGGGTGCTACATCTCTGTCGTCGCGATCAGTAACAAGACAGCTTATACAGATGCACCCGACGAACGCGTTGCCTCGAGCTTCCAAAATGATCCAATCGTGTTTCCACCATACGATGCTACTCAACTCGAAGCAATTCTCGAGCGACGGAGTGACGCTTTTCGCGATGGCGTCCTCAAAGAGGGTGTACTCCCGCTAGCGTCGGCACTCGCCGCTAGAGATCACGGTGACGCTCGTCGTGCATTAGACATCCTTCGCACAGCAGGAAAACTTGCAGAACCGATGGAAGTGAGACTGTCACTTAAGATCACGTTCGAACTGCCGACGAGTATAGCGATATCAACCGTTCAATCCAAGTGA